CCATCATACCTGGTTCAACAGGGGCAGTGGAATCTATCGATGAAGTAGAAGAAATTGCAAAAGATACTGGTTACCCATTAGTGTTAAAAGCAGCTAGTGGTGGAGGCGGTAAAGGAATTCGTATCGTAAAAAGTAAAGAAGCACTGAGCAAAGCATTCAAGGAAGCGAAGAGCGAAGGAGCAAAATACTTTGATGACGATAGAATTTATGTCGAAGCGTTTATTCCAGTAGCAAAGCATGTTGAAGTGCAGGTAGTAGGAGATGGTCAGGACAACTTTGTGCATTTGGGCGAAAGAGATTGTTCTGTACAACGTAAAAATCAAAAGTTAATAGAAGAATCACCATGTTCTGCTTTATCTGAAGAAAGAAGAACACAAATTTGTAACGATGCTGTTAAAGTAGCACGCGCTTCTAATTATAGAAGTGCTGGTACGATAGAATTTTTAGTTACTGAAGACGCTTATTATTTCATCGAAATGAATGCCAGAATTCAAGTAGAACATACTGTTACTGAAATGAGAGCCAATAGAGATTTATTACAAGCTCAATTATATTTAATGATGCAAAATCAGTTACCTTTTACTCAAGATGAAATAGCTTTCGACGGTCACGTAATCGAAGCACGTATTAATGCGGAAGATCCAGAAAAAGGATTTCAACCTTCACCTGGAAAAGTAAAAGGACTACATTTACCACATGGATTTAACGTAAGAGTAGATTCATTACTTTATTCAGGTTATGTGGTTTCGCCATATTATGACTCGTTAGTAGCTAAAGTAATTGTCAAAGCACCAAATAGACAATTAGCTATAGATAAACTTAAAGTTACTTTAGATGAAATGGTAATTGATGGTTTTACGACTACAGCCGATTTCTTATATGCTGTATTGAATTACCCACCATATGCACATGGAGACGCAAAAGATGTAGATATTAAATTCTTAGATAGACATAATATTATTAAGGAGGCTTAATCATGAAAGTAGATTTAAATTGTGATTTAGGTGAATCATTTGGTAATTACAAGATAGGTAATGATGAAAATATCATACCGGTAATAACTTCGGCGAATATTGCTTGTGGATTCCATGCAGGTGATGCTCAGGTTATGAATAATACAGTTAAATTAGCACATGAAAATAATATTGGAATTGGTGCTCATCCAGGACTACCCGATTTACAAGGATTTGGTAGACGCAATATGGATTTATCACCTCAAGAAATTTATGATACCGTAATTTATCAACTTGGTGCAATTTCTGGTTTCTGTGCGATTCATAATGCAAAATTAAATCATGTTAAGCCTCATGGTGCGCTATATCAAATGGGTGCTAGAGATGAAGAAATAGCTCATGCAATTGCACAAGCAGTTCATGATTTTGATGCTTCTTTAATATTTGTTGGTTTATCTAACACATTATTAATTTCTAAGGCAAAAGAATTAGGCTTACAAACTGCGTCTGAAGTTTTTGCTGATAGACGATATGAAGCAAATGGCCAATTAGTAAGTAGAAAAGAATCTGATGCTTTAATCACAGATACTGAAGAAGCCATTAGTCAAGTTATTTCAATGGTTAAAGATCAACAAGTGATTGCAAAAAATGGCGAGAAAATTGCAATTCAAGCCGATACTATTTGTGTGCATGGCGATGGCGCACATGCTTTTGAATTTGTATCACAAATAAGAGAAAGATTCTCGAAAGAAGGTATTTCTATTTCGACTTTAGGAGGATAAAACAATGGGGAAGAAATTAGCAAAAAAAGATGGGGATTTTCAGTTCACAAAAAATCATAAACGTCTATTGTTAGGTTCAGTATTTTTAATGGCTACTTCTGCGATAGGTCCAGCATTTCTAACACAAACAGCTGTATTTACAGCACAATTTGCAGCAAGTTTTGCTTTTGCAATACTGTTATCAATCATTATTGATATTGGTGCGCAAATTAATATTTGGCGTGTGTTAGTCGTTACTGGTAAAAGGGGGCAAGAAGTAGCAAACGATATTGTTAAAGGATTAGGGACTTTTATTTCGATATTAATCGCCATAGGTGGTCTCGCTTTCAATATTGGTAATATCGCAGGTGCAGGCTTAGGTCTAAATGCAATATTCGGTTTAGACGTTAAATGGGGCGCTGCTATTACGGCAATACTTTCAATCGCTATTTTTATTAGTAAAAGCGGTCAAAAGATTATGGATGTCGTTTCTATGGTCTTAGGAGCTTTAATGATTGTAGTCGTTGCCTTTGTTATGTTTAAAGCACATCCTCCTTATGGAGATGCATTGAAGCATGTCGTAATGCCAGAACATCCAATCGCTTTAGTGTTACCAATTATTACATTAGTTGGCGGAACAGTCGGCGGTTATATTACATTTGCTGGTGCCCACAGAATATTAGATTCAGGTATTGAAGGAAAATCATTTTTACCGTTCGTTAATAAAGCTGCCATTGCAGGTATTTTAACAACTGGTGTATTACGTACATTATTATTCCTTGGTGTACTAGGTGTAGTAGTTACAGGTGCAACATTAAGTTCTGATAATCCTCCTGCATCAGTATTCGAACACGTTTTAGGACCTATAGGTAAAAATATCTTTGGTGTTGTGTTATTTGCTGCTGCTATGTCATCAGTAATTGGATCAGCATACACAAGTTCAACATTCTTAAAAACATTGCATAAATCATTGTTTAATAAAGCCAATTTAATGGTTATTGCTTTTATCGTAGTATCTACAATTATCTTCTTATTTGTTGGTAAACCAGTGTCGTTATTAATTATTGCTGGCGCATTAAATGGATTAATCTTACCAATTACATTAGGTACTATTCTAATTGCAAGTAAACGTAAGTCTATCGTTGGCGATTACAAACACCCTAACTGGATGCTTTGGTTCGGTATTTTAGCAGTGATTGTAACAATTGTTACAGGTATTTTCTCACTGCAAAGTTTAGGAACTTTATTCGGTTCATAAGTTTAAAAATCCATATAGTAGTATTTGTTAACAGGAGTAAGATCATTTATTTAAATGGTTTTACTCCTGTTTTTATGTGTAGTACATTGATGTGCGGATGTGATTGGAACATCGAACAGTATAAAAAAGGTTGCTAAATAGTAGATATAAATTTATAATTATTTGATTCTATAATCGAGCTATGTGCTTAAATATGATAAAATGGCAAAGGCTATGAAATTACATCGAGGTGAACTATAATGATAGGTATAATAGGAGCAATGGAAGAAGAAGTTGCAATACTAAAAGATAAATTAACTCAATTAGAAGAAGTGACAATCGCGCATGTGAAGTTTTATAAAGGAAACTTAAATGACGCACCTGTAGTCTTAACTCAAAGTGGTATTGGAAAAGTAAATGTAGCGATGTCTACGACACTATTAATAGAAAATTTTAAACCATCTAAAATAATAAATACTGGCTCAGCTGGTGCTCTAGATGAAGAACTTAAAGTCGGCGATGTTGTCGTCAGTGAGGCTTTAGCATATCATGATGCAGATGCAACTGCTTTTGGTTATCAATTTGGACAAATACCACAAATGCCTGCAGTTTTTGAAGCAGACAAAACACTATTAACACAATCAATCGAAGCGATTAAAGCGTCTAATTTGCCTGCCAAAACAGGACTAATAGTAAGTGGTGATAGTTTTATAGGTTCTAATGAACAACGTATACAAATAAAACAAAATTTTGCTGATGCCTTAGCTGTAGAGATGGAAGCAACGGCAATTGCACAAACTTGTTATCAATTTAAAGTACCTTTCGTTGTGACTAGAGCAATTTCTGATTTAGCGAATGGAGAAGCAGAAATGAGTTTTGATGAATTTTTAAAAACTGCTGCACGTTCTTCAAGTGAAATAGTAGAAAGATTAATTAAAACAATTTAAAAAGGTGATTATCAAAAATGGGAATTTTCAAGAAATATTTTATGCCAAATGAATATGTGCAATCTATATTTCAAATTGATATAGAAAAACTTGCTGCTTCTGGAGTTAAAGGTATTATAACTGATTTAGATAATACATTAGTTGGTTGGGACGTTGAAGCACCGACAGAAGAAGTTAGAGCATGGTTTAAAAAAGCTAATGACTTAGGTATTACAATTACTATCGTTTCTAACAACAATGAACAACGCGTTGGTAGTTTCTCTCAATCTTTAGATGTAGATTTTATTTTTAAAGCGCGTAAACCTATGGGTAAAGCGTTTATAAAAGCGACGAATCATATGCAATTAAAACCAGAGGAAATCGTAGTAATAGGGGATCAAATGCTTACTGATGTATTCGGCGGCAAAAGAAGAGGACTATTCACTATTATGGTAGTACCAGTAAAACAAACGGATGGATTTATTACTAAATTCAATAGAATAATTGAACGTAGATTACTCCAGCACTTTAGAAAAAAAGGCTATATCACATGGGAGGAATATTGATTGTCAGAAACTGAAGAACTAAAATGTATCGGTTGCGGTGCAACATTGCAATCTGAAGATCCAAATGCAGCTGGTTATGTGCCAGAATATAACTTATTTAGAGAAGATGTTGTTTGTAAAAGATGTTTTAGATTAAAAAACTATAATGAAGTACAAGATGTTGGAATGAATAGCGAAGACTTTTTAGATTTATTAAATGGTCTAGCAGATAAAAAAGGTATCGTTGTCAATGTCGTCGATATTTTTGACTTTGAAGGGTCATTTATTAATGCCTTAAAACGTATCGTTGGTAATAAGAAAGTTATATTAGCTGCTAATAAATTAGATTTGTTACCTAAACAAATTAATAAAAGAAGAGTTAAAGAATGGCTGAAAAAAACTGCAAGAAAATACGGTTTAGAAGCTGAAGAAGTTACACTAATTTCTGCAGATAAAGGTTGGGGCATTGAAGAATTAATGTCTACAATCGAGCAAAAACGTAATCAGCAAGATGTTTATATTGTAGGGACAACAAACGTTGGTAAATCTACGCTTATTAATAAACTCATTGAACAAAGTGTAGGAGAAAAAGATATCGTTACAACTTCTCGCTTCCCAGGAACAACTTTAGATATGATAGATATTCCTTTAGATGAAACAACATTTATGTATGATACGCCAGGTATTATACAAGATCATCAAATGACGCATTATGTTACTGAAAAAGAACTTAAAACAATCATGCCTAAAAATGAAATTAAACAACGTGTCTACCAACTTAATGAAGGTCAAACTTTATTCTTTGGTGGTTTAGCACGTATTGATTACGTTAGTGGTGGCAAACGACCTCTCGTTTGTTACTTTTCAAACGAATTAAACATTCATAGAACTAAAACAGAAAACGCTAATGATTTATGGCGCAAACAACTTGGTGCAGTATTATCACCACCAAAAGATAGTCAAAATTTTGATTTAGCAAATGTTAAAGCTGTTAGATTAGAAACTGGTAAAGAAAAACGTGATGTTATGATTTCAGGTCTTGGTTTTATTACAATAGAAGCAGGAGCAAAAGTTATCGTTAGAGTACCGAAGAATGTAGATGTAGTGTTAAGAAATTCAATTATGTAAGGTGTGTTAAATATGAAATATGCAGTAATAGGTAGCCCAATAGATCATTCATTATCTCCAGTAATGCATAATGCGAATTTTAAAGCACTTGGCTTAGAATACGACTATGAGGCTCTGAATATTGATCCTAGTAACTTTGATTCGATAAAAGAAATTATTAAAAAGCAAAATCTCTCAGGTTTTAATATTACAATTCCGCATAAAGAAAATATTATACCTTATCTCGATGAAATAGATGAACAATCAAAAACGGTTGGCGCTGTAAATACAGTGAAAATAAACGACAATAAATGGATTGGTTATAATACGGATGGTATTGGCTATGTCGAAGGGTTAAAAACTGTTTATCCTGACTTATCAAATGCGTATATTTTAATAATAGGCGCGGGTGGAGCAAGCAAAGGCATTACTAATGAATTGATGAAGCATGTTAATCCTAAAATTACAGTAGCCAATCGAACACTTAGTAGATTTGATAATTGGCAAATGAATATTAATAAAATCGGTTTAAATGATGCAGAAAAAGCATTATCTGAATTTGATATCATAATTAATACAACGCCCGTCGGCATGAATAACAATAGTGATTTAGTGATTAATTTGGATAATCTAGCACCTCATACTTTAGTGAGTGATATCGTTTATATTCCATTTAAAACACCCATTTTAAAAGCAGCAGAAGCAAAAGGAAATCCAATACAAAACGGCTTAGACATGTTCGTAAACCAAGGTGCAGAAAGTTTTAAAATTTGGACAGATTTAACACCAAATTATGACGTTATGAAAGACACGGTATTAAACCATTTATAAAGGAGCTATTATATGTTAACGGGTAAACAAAAAAGATTTTTAAGAAGTAAGGCACATAATGTTGATCCAACTTTCCAAATTGGTAAAGCTGGTATTAACGACAATATGGTCGAGCAATTAGTTGATATTTTAGAAAACAGAGAATTAATTAAAATACACGTATTACAAAATAATTTTGAAGATAAAAATGATTTGGCACAAGAAGTGAGTCAAAAAACGAATAGCGAAATCGTACAAGTTATCGGGTCAATGATTGTTCTTTACAAAGAATCACAAGATAATAAAACAATAGAATTACCATAATGACTAATTCTATTGTTATTTATGGTGGCCAATTTAACCCGATACACACTGCACATTTGCTAGTCGCAAGTGAAGTGAATAACTTATTAACACCAGACAAATTTTATTTTATGCCGAGCCATATGTCTCCGCTCAAAACACATGAAGATTATCTTGATGCACGTTATAGAGTGAAAATGATTGAAAACTCAATTAAAGAACTTGGATTTGGTGAACTTTGTTTAGACGAAATCGAAAGAGAAGGACAAAGCTATACGTATGATACAATTACGCGTATTGTTAATAAAAATCCAAATAGTAAAATTTACGTCGTTATCGGTACCGATCAGTATGATCAATTAGATAAATGGTACAAAATTGATGAACTAATGCAATATATTACATTTGTCATTGTGAATAGATATAAGGAAACACAAGAGGTAGAAGATAATATGATAGCCATTAATATCCCACGTATGGATATTAGTTCTACAATGATTAGAGAACGCGTTAAAAATAAACAATCTATTCAAATTCTTGTCCCTCAAAGTGTTGAACAATATATTAGAGAGGAACGATTGTATGAAAATTGATAGTGCTGTTGAATTAGTTAAAGAAAAGTTACCAGAAAAACGTTTTATACACTCAATGAATGTGGCGAAGACAGCTGTTAAGCTTGCAGAAATATACGATGGTGACCCACAGAAAGCTGAATTAGCTGGTGTTTTACACGATTATTGTAAATATGATGATTTGGGGACTATGTATCAAATCGTTACTCAAAATGGCTTAGACAGTAATTTATTGAGTTATGGTTCTGAGATATTACACGGGCCAGTGGCCGCCGTTATTATGAATAAAGACTATGGAGTCAACGATGAGGAAGTTTTATTAGCCATCAAAAACCATACAACTGGCCGTGCGCAAATGACTAAAACTGAAAAATTAGTTTTTATTGCTGATTATATTGAACCGGGTCGACAAACACCTGGCGTTGAAGAAATAAGAGATTTAGCATACAATCAAGGTAGTTTAGATAAAACAATTTATGAGATATCTAAACGCACAGTACTACATTTGATTAGTAAGGATATAAACGTATATGACGCTACAATTGCTTGTTTAAATTATTATAATTATAGTGATGAAAGAATAAAGGATGATTAAATGAATTCAGATCAATTATTAAAATTAGCCATTCAGGCTACAGAAGATAAAAAAGCAGAAGATATAATTTCAATCGACATGCGAGGAATCAGTGATATGACTGATTATTTCGTTGTTTGTCATGGGAATAACGACCGTCAAGTTCAAGCTATTGCAAAAGCTGTAAAAGACGCTGCGCACGAAGCTGAAATTGAAGTTAAACGTATGGAAGGATATAACGAGGCGCGTTGGGTATTAATAGATTTAGCTGACGTTGTTATCCATGTGTTCCATAAAGACGAACGTGATTATTATAATATCGAAAAATTATATCAAGACGCACCAATCGAAACTTATAGACAGGCAGTTTATTAATTATGTCACAGTATGAAGGCTTAAGTTTATTTTATGATCAATTAACTTTTGACCAACCTTACGAGTCTTGGTTAAAAATCGTTGAACATTTTGCGCCACATCACCATTCTCTATTAGATATAGGATGTGGCACAGGAAACTTAACAACTTTATTGACGCAGTTTGATAACGTCACAGGTATGGACCTAAGTGTAGATATGTTATCATTGGCTGCAAATAAAGCTCATAATATTAATTGGATCGAAGGAGACATGACTGATTTCACATTAAATTCAAAATTTGATGTCATTACTATCTTCTGTGATTCATTAAATTATTTAGCTGATTTAGAAGATGTTAAGGCGACATTTACAAATGTCTATCAACATTTAGAAGATAACGGTGTATTGATGTTTGATGTGCACACGATAAATAAATTCGACTCATTGTTTAATAACCAAAGTTATATAGACGAAACTGATGAAGTATTTTTAGGTTGGGATGCTATTAGAGGTGAAGAGCCCTATAGTGTTTGGCACGATATGTCTTTCTTTATGAAGCAATCCAATGACTTATATCAAAGATTCGACGAAAGTCATTATCAACGAACATTCACCGAAGATACTTATAAAAAATTATTAAATGACATTGGTTTTACTAATATTACTACTTTTGTAGATTTCGATATTAATAACCATGATGAAAATGGAAATAGACTATTTTTTATCGTAAATAAATAAAGTAACTACACTTCTTTACACGTGTTTATCTGTAAAGGAGTGATTTTTTATGTCTCAATGGTTAGTACAACTAAGGTCAGCTTTATTAAAGAAACGATATTTAATTTTTATATTTTGCCTAAGTGTTATAGCAATTATAATTTTAGCTTTCTCAAGCTTTGGTAAAACAAATATATCGCATTATTCTAATATAGAGATGAAAAATCAGCATGATAATTTAAAAAAGCATACAACTATTGCTGCACAACAAAACACTAAAATTAAACAGCCTGAAATTATATATGTAGATATCAAAGGGGCAGTTAAATATCCCAACGTTTATCAAATGAAATCCACTGATAGGGTAAAACAACTTTTAGATAAAGCTCAACCCACTAATGATGCCGAGTTATCTACAGTTAATCTTGCTGAGAAATTATTAGATCAAAAATTAGTGATAATACCAAGTAAAAATGATAAAGTAAATGCATTAAATACTAATTTAACTTCTACTCATCAACCACCTAATAAAAACGCTAAATCACCAGTTAATTTAAATACAGCAACCATCGATGAACTAAAATCAATCAATGGTATTGGAGAGTCTAAAGCTCAAGCTATTATTAACTATAGAGAACAACATGGGCAGTTTGATAGTATTGAAAAATTAAAAGAAGTCAAAGGTATAGGCGCGAAAACATACGAAAAATTACAAGCAGAATTCACATTATAAATGCATTGTATTAAAATTGTCTTATTAGTTATTAAATTTAATTGGAGGCTTCAATATGGACAGAATTAAATGGGACGAATACTTTATGGCTCAAAGCCAACTATTAGCATTACGATCAACTTGTGAGCGATTATCAGTAGGAGCTACAATTGTTAAAGACAATAGAATTATCGCAGGTGGTTATAATGGCTCCGTTACTGGGGAAGTCCACTGCATAGATGAAGGGTGCTTAGTTGAAGATGGGCATTGCATTAGAACTATTCATGCAGAGATGAATGCACTATTACAATGTGCTAAACAGGGCGTGTCTACAGAAGGTGCAACGATTTATGTGACGCATTTCCCTTGTTTAAACTGCACTAAATCTATAATACAAGCTGGCATTACGACGATTTATTATGCGGAAGATTATCATAATCATGCTTATGCATTAAAATTATTAGATCAACAAAATATTGAATATAAAAAAATTCCATTTAACCCTGAACACGTAGCGCAATATTTATTAAATAAATAGCACATGTTTTATTTTGCTTTAGCATTTTTAGTTGGCTTATTGTGGTTACATAACGAAATATTAGCGATAACATTATTTGTAATAATTATGTTTAGTATGTATAGAAAAAAATGCAGTTGGTCTATGATAGGTATCGTTCTTATCATACCAATAGTAAGCTTTACATATTTTGAAAAACATTTTGTACAAACATTTCAACAACGTACACATATATTACAGAATCCAAAGATAAACCAATATGTAACATTTGTAGCTGTACATCAATCTAACAAAAACAGTATTAATGGCACTTTAAAGATTGATGATAAAAAGTATCGTTTTTTTCACTTTAGCAATGAACCATTGAACATTGACGTAATTAATAATCGCACATGTCCTGTAGATGGTTCATTTAAGCCTATTACTTCTTCAGTTTATCGTCCTTTAATAATCAATATAAAACATATCAATATAAATGAGTGCATACCTACGCATAAAACACTATTAACTGCTTTTAACGACCACAAATATTATTTATACCATAAAATTAAAAGTTCAGGTCTTCAACAATACGATAAGATTATAGCTTTATTATTAGGAGACGTAACCTTTTTACCTAAGAACCTACTAGATGCTGTTAAAGTTATAGGAATTTATCATTTAATGGCGGTGAGTGGGTCTCATATAATAGCCATCGTTGCTATGCTTTATTTTATTTGCATTAGATTGGGATTACCGATTCCTTTCATAAAAGTAGCCATTTGCATCATTCTTCCTATATACGCATGTTATACAGACTTCGCTCCAAGCGCATTAAGAGCTATCACAATGGTCATAATAGTCACATTATTGCCTCGCTTTTTATTATATAGAGCTCTTGATGTGCTAGGTAGCACATTTATTATACTTTCTACAATAAATCCTCAACTTGTCTATGACATTGGTTTCCAATTTTCTTTCCTTATAACGCTTTTTATTCTACTATCTGCACCATTATTAATTCAGCATAATAAAGCAATTGCGCTACTGTTGTTAAATGTTATAACATTTTTAGGAAGTTTTATGATAAGTAGTATTCATTTTAATCAAATTCAATGGATTGGCCTCTTTTCAAATATTCTTTTTATACCGTTATATACTTTTATATTTTTTCCATTAGCAATATTTTACTTATTTTATATTCATGTACCAATATCATTTCAATGGGTACCATTAATAGTTGATAATATATTTATTTTTCACGATAAGTTGGTCCAATTTTTTATAATATTTAAGAGTATACGTTGGTTTGTTCCTGAATTGAATCATTTTGAAGTTACACTATACTTTCTATTTATTTTAGTAATTTTAAGAGCGCTTGTATTAAGAAAATTTATACAGACAGTAGTATTATTTACTATATTTGCATTCGCCATAACTTATTTAACTAGAGATTATTCGGCTCAGCTCACTATGTTTGATGTGGGTCATGGAGATGCATTTTTACTGAAAACTACAAAAAATAAGACACTTATGATCGACACAGGAGGCAAACATGTAGACGATAAAATACACTATATTGGTACTTTATCTAAATATAAGATTTTACCTACGCTGAAGAAAAAAGGGATTAAAAAAATTGATTATCTTATCATTACACATCCACATAATGATCATATGGGTGAATTGGAATTTTTATGCCAAGACTTAACATTCTCCAATATAATAATTAATAAGCAATCATTTACACAACAACAACTAGCATATATCAATACATTAGCTACCATTTATAATTTTAAGATTGTTGATTTTCATTCATTGAACAAAGTCTACCTTGATCAATTTTTTATAGAACTATTAGATGCTACAATTCCGCAATCTGATGATCCAAATAAGCAGTCCATTGTGACTTTAGTAAAATATAAAGACTATAAATTATTGTTTATGGGTGATGCAACTAGCGACAACGAACAAATATTGCTATCTAAATATGATCTTTCAAATATTGATATTTTGAAAGTAGGGCATCATGGTAGTAAAACAAGTAGTAGCGAATCATTTATTCAGATCACAAAACCACGAATTACTTTAATATCTAACGGACAAAATAACAGATTTCAGTTACCACATATGCAAGTATTGAATAAGTTAAAAATAATTAATTCGAACGTTTATGACACTGCGCAACATGGACAAGTTACGATAACTTTAAATAAAGAATTAGCAATAAGTACTGAAAAATAATGAAACCTTCTAGAGTGTAGCACTGACAAATGATATAATTAGTAGTGTTTTTAGTTGTGAAAGGATGCTATTTTAATGAGCGAGAATATTATTACTATATATGGTGAAGCACCTGAACTTATAGAGAAGAAAAGTAATGAAATTATAGCTAAATATTTGAATGAACCAAAAGATGACTTCAATTTTATTAAGTTTAATTTATATGAAACTGAAATAGCGCCAATAATTGAAGAATCATTAACGATGCCTTTATTTTCTGATAAAAAAGTCGTATTAGTACAAAATGCGTATGTTTTTACAGGAGAAAAGCCACCTAAAGATATTAATCATAATATTGATCAATTACTTGAATTTATTAATAAATATGATGGTGAAAGTTTAGTTATTTTTGAAGTTTATCAATCTAAACTTGATGAACGTAAAAAATTAGTTAAACAGCTTAAGGCCAATACTAAACTTATAAAAATTGAACAAATGTCTGAAGAAGATATAAAAAATTGGATTAAACAATCCCTTCATGAAGAATATAAAGATATTAAACAAGATGCATTAAATTTATTTATCGAATTAACAGGCATAAATTTTAATGTAGTAAAACAAGAATTAGGAAAGTTAATATTATTTTTAGGGGATAGACCGACGATAAATAGACAAGACATCTCTCAAATCGTCAATAGAAGTTTAGAGCAAAACGTGTTTTTGCTAACAGAGTATATTCAAAAAAATAAAAAAGAAAAAGCCGTGCAACTCGTTAAAGATTTAATAGTTATGAAAGAAGAACCAATTAAATTATTAGCTTTAATAACGAGCAATTATAGGCTATATTATCAAAGTAAAATATTGAGCCAAAAAGGTTACAGTGGGCAGCAAATAGCCAAAACGATAAATGTACATCCATATCGCGTAAAATTAGCGCTTAACCATGCTCGTCAGTATAATATCGATGATTTATTAAACATTATAAACAGCTGTGCCGAGACTGACTACAAATTGAAGTCCTCATACATGGATAAAGAGTTAATTTTAGAATTATTTATATTATCACTTTAATTAAAAAAAGGTATAAAAAAAGTTCAAGCATAGGCTTGAACTTTTAATTATTTAGCAGCTGACATTAATGATGATTTAATACGATCAGCTTTGTTTGAGTGGATTAAGTTGCGTTGCGCAGCTTTATCTACTTTTTTAATTGCAAAGTTTACTAATTCTGATTTGTTATCAGCATTAGTTTCAATTGCTGATTTTGCTCTTTTAACTGCTGTACGCATTTCTGATTTTTGAGTCACGTTTTGTGTTTCAGCAGATTGTGTTGTTTTAACACGTTTTACTGCAGATTTAATGTTTGGCATGAGTGTCACCTCCTAAAAGTGAGCTTAGCTATCAAATTTTATTTGATTACAACAAAAAATATTTTATCAAATCAGTAACCTTTGTGCAATCATTTATTTAATGATAGTGACTTTATTTTTGATTTAAAAATAATAATTGGAAACTCTGACAAATATCTTTATAATGAATATGTTACACATAATATCATTATAAATACAAGTTTTTCAACGAGGTTTGCATTTATAATATAAAAACGTTATTCTGACAAAGATGTCTTACATAATATACGGGTTAGAATTATGAAAGTGAGAATGATAATACAT
The Staphylococcus kloosii genome window above contains:
- the holA gene encoding DNA polymerase III subunit delta; the encoded protein is MSENIITIYGEAPELIEKKSNEIIAKYLNEPKDDFNFIKFNLYETEIAPIIEESLTMPLFSDKKVVLVQNAYVFTGEKPPKDINHNIDQLLEFINKYDGESLVIFEVYQSKLDERKKLVKQLKANTKLIKIEQMSEEDIKNWIKQSLHEEYKDIKQDALNLFIELTGINFNVVKQELGKLILFLGDRPTINRQDISQIVNRSLEQNVFLLTEYIQKNKKEKAVQLVKDLIVMKEEPIKLLALITSNYRLYYQSKILSQKGYSGQQIAKTINVHPYRVKLALNHARQYNIDDLLNIINSCAETDYKLKSSYMDKELILELFILSL
- a CDS encoding ComE operon protein 2; the encoded protein is MDRIKWDEYFMAQSQLLALRSTCERLSVGATIVKDNRIIAGGYNGSVTGEVHCIDEGCLVEDGHCIRTIHAEMNALLQCAKQGVSTEGATIYVTHFPCLNCTKSIIQAGITTIYYAEDYHNHAYALKLLDQQNIEYKKIPFNPEHVAQYLLNK
- a CDS encoding DNA internalization-related competence protein ComEC/Rec2, with translation MFYFALAFLVGLLWLHNEILAITLFVIIMFSMYRKKCSWSMIGIVLIIPIVSFTYFEKHFVQTFQQRTHILQNPKINQYVTFVAVHQSNKNSINGTLKIDDKKYRFFHFSNEPLNIDVINNRTCPVDGSFKPITSSVYRPLIINIKHININECIPTHKTLLTAFNDHKYYLYHKIKSSGLQQYDKIIALLLGDVTFLPKNLLDAVKVIGIYHLMAVSGSHIIAIVAMLYFICIRLGLPIPFIKVAICIILPIYACYTDFAPSALRAITMVIIVTLLPRFLLYRALDVLGSTFIILSTINPQLVYDIGFQFSFLITLFILLSAPLLIQHNKAIALLLLNVITFLGSFMISSIHFNQIQWIGLFSNILFIPLYTFIFFPLAIFYLFYIHVPISFQWVPLIVDNIFIFHDKLVQFFIIFKSIRWFVPELNHFEVTLYFLFILVILRALVLRKFIQTVVLFTIFAFAITYLTRDYSAQLTMFDVGHGDAFLLKTTKNKTLMIDTGGKHVDDKIHYIGTLSKYKILPTLKKKGIKKIDYLIITHPHNDHMGELEFLCQDLTFSNIIINKQSFTQQQLAYINTLATIYNFKIVDFHSLNKVYLDQFFIELLDATIPQSDDPNKQSIVTLVKYKDYKLLFMGDATSDNEQILLSKYDLSNIDILKVGHHGSKTSSSESFIQITKPRITLISNGQNNRFQLPHMQVLNKLKIINSNVYDTAQHGQVTITLNKELAISTEK
- the rpsT gene encoding 30S ribosomal protein S20, encoding MPNIKSAVKRVKTTQSAETQNVTQKSEMRTAVKRAKSAIETNADNKSELVNFAIKKVDKAAQRNLIHSNKADRIKSSLMSAAK